Proteins found in one Candidatus Thorarchaeota archaeon genomic segment:
- a CDS encoding ATPase produces the protein MEVVKRSGERETFMPEKITVSAVKAGASYDIARSIAGSAQSEFESVAETAQIRDYVLEELRSRGEESVAESWERYDREKKGRK, from the coding sequence ATGGAGGTAGTTAAACGAAGTGGGGAACGAGAGACGTTCATGCCTGAGAAGATTACCGTGAGCGCGGTGAAAGCAGGCGCATCGTATGACATTGCACGAAGCATTGCAGGGTCGGCCCAATCAGAATTTGAGAGCGTTGCAGAAACTGCACAAATAAGAGATTATGTCCTGGAAGAGCTCCGTTCAAGAGGCGAAGAATCTGTTGCTGAATCCTGGGAGCGCTACGATCGCGAAAAGAAAGGTCGGAAGTGA
- a CDS encoding methylmalonyl-CoA carboxyltransferase, translating into MKDDPFEKLQEMREKARLGGGKKRIERQHEKGKLTARERINRLLDPDSFVELDEFVVHREDKFGMDEKKILGDGVITGYGTIDGRKVFVFSQDFTVFGGSLSEMFGKKICKVMDLALESGNPVIGLNDSGGARIQEGIRSLKSYCDIFRKNTHASGVIPQLSAVMGPCAGGAVYSPAVTDFTLMVKDTAHMFITGPEVVKTVTGEEVSFEDLGGAMTHASKSGVAHLVSEDEEHCFEQIRRLLSFMPSNNLEDPPRVDTGHAPDDVDESIDEVVPQDPNKPYDMRDVVGKLVDNGDFFEIHEHWAKNMTVGFARFDGRSVGIVGNNPAHLAGTIDIDASDKCSRFVRFCDAFNIPVITFMDVPGYLPGTEQEWGGIIRHGAKILYAFAEATVPLITIITRKGYGGAYDVMSSRHIGADLVYAWPGSEIAVMGPQGAINIIFRKEIRDAEDKEAKREELVEEYREEFAHPYVAAGLGYIDKVIFPHETRPLICKGLDVLETKRQDRPPKKHGNIPL; encoded by the coding sequence ATTTGAGAAACTTCAGGAGATGCGAGAAAAGGCAAGACTCGGAGGCGGCAAGAAACGCATTGAACGTCAGCATGAGAAAGGTAAACTGACCGCCCGGGAACGAATCAACAGGCTCCTTGATCCAGATTCTTTTGTGGAATTGGATGAATTCGTTGTGCACCGAGAAGATAAATTCGGGATGGACGAGAAGAAAATCCTTGGTGACGGGGTGATTACCGGGTACGGAACCATAGACGGGCGGAAAGTCTTTGTTTTTAGTCAGGATTTCACTGTTTTTGGCGGTTCGCTCTCAGAAATGTTCGGAAAAAAGATTTGCAAAGTTATGGACCTTGCTTTGGAGTCGGGGAACCCTGTAATCGGTTTGAATGATTCCGGCGGAGCTAGAATACAAGAAGGAATAAGGAGCCTGAAGAGTTACTGCGACATTTTCCGTAAGAACACCCATGCAAGTGGAGTAATCCCGCAGCTTTCAGCGGTAATGGGCCCTTGTGCTGGAGGGGCGGTGTACAGTCCGGCAGTGACCGATTTCACGCTCATGGTCAAGGATACGGCACACATGTTCATCACAGGTCCCGAAGTTGTGAAGACCGTGACTGGCGAGGAGGTCTCGTTTGAGGATCTTGGAGGGGCGATGACGCATGCGTCCAAGAGTGGAGTAGCGCATCTTGTGAGTGAGGACGAAGAACACTGCTTCGAACAGATTCGCAGGCTGCTGAGTTTCATGCCATCAAACAACCTGGAGGATCCCCCACGAGTTGATACGGGTCACGCACCTGATGATGTAGATGAGTCGATTGATGAGGTGGTTCCTCAAGATCCAAACAAACCGTACGATATGCGTGATGTAGTTGGAAAACTCGTGGACAATGGAGACTTCTTCGAGATCCACGAACACTGGGCGAAGAACATGACGGTCGGCTTTGCGAGGTTCGATGGCAGGTCAGTCGGAATAGTTGGCAACAACCCCGCACATCTTGCTGGTACGATTGATATCGACGCTTCAGACAAGTGCTCACGGTTCGTTAGATTCTGTGATGCCTTCAACATCCCTGTTATCACCTTCATGGACGTCCCCGGCTATTTACCCGGCACCGAACAGGAATGGGGTGGTATTATCAGACACGGGGCGAAGATCCTCTATGCATTTGCAGAGGCAACGGTTCCACTCATCACAATCATCACGCGAAAGGGGTATGGGGGAGCGTATGATGTTATGAGCAGTCGTCATATCGGTGCGGACTTGGTCTATGCATGGCCGGGTTCAGAAATCGCCGTGATGGGACCACAGGGTGCTATCAATATTATCTTCCGAAAGGAAATCCGAGATGCCGAGGACAAGGAAGCAAAGCGCGAGGAACTCGTGGAGGAATACAGAGAAGAATTCGCCCATCCGTATGTTGCTGCAGGGCTTGGCTATATTGACAAGGTTATCTTTCCCCACGAAACACGTCCCTTGATTTGCAAAGGTCTAGATGTACTCGAAACAAAGCGACAGGATAGACCTCCCAAGAAGCATGGCAATATCCCCCTATGA